A region of Ictidomys tridecemlineatus isolate mIctTri1 chromosome 4, mIctTri1.hap1, whole genome shotgun sequence DNA encodes the following proteins:
- the LOC144364711 gene encoding olfactory receptor 1J21-like isoform X1, with product MRRDNQSGVSEFLLLGLPIQPEQQGMYYALFLGMYLTTVLGNLLIILLIRLDSRLHTPMYFFLSHLALTDIFFSSVTAPKMLMNMLTQTQSISYAGCISQEFFFVFFANLDSFLLTSMAYDRYVAICQPLHYSRIMSQNLCFLLVVVSWVLSSANALLHTLLLARLSFLRGNTLPHFFCDLSALLKLSSSDTTINQLAILTAGSAVVTLPFICILVSYGYIGATILRRPSIKGICKALSTCGSHLSVVSVYYGAVIALYIVPSSNSTNDKDIAVSVLYTLVIPMVNPFIYSLRNRDIKGALRNLLKKNIKINIH from the exons ATGAGGAGGGATAATCAGAGCGGTGTGTCCGAGttcctcctcctggggctccccaTCCAGCCAGAGCAGCAAGGCATGTACTACGCCCTGTTCCTGGGCATGTACCTGACCACGgtgctggggaacctgctcatcatcctgctCATCAGGCTGGACTCTCGCctgcacacccccatgtacttcttcctcagccaCTTGGCCCTCACCGACATCTTTTTCTCCTCAGTCACGGCTCCAAAGATGCTCATGAACATGCTGACGCAGACTCAGTCCATCTCCTATGCTGGGTGCAtttctcaggaatttttttttgtattttttgcaaATCTTGACAGCTTCCTTCTGACCTCCATGGCCTATGACAggtatgtggccatctgccaaCCCCTGCACTATTCCAGAATCATGAGTCAGAACCTCTGTTTCCTGCTAGTGGTTGTGTCCTGGGTCTTATCCTCTGCCAATGCCCTTTTGCACACCCTCCTCCTAGCCCGTCTCTCTTTCCTTAGAGGCAACACTCTGCCCCACTTCTTCTGTGACCTTTCTGCCTTACTCAAGCTGTCCAGCTCTGACACCACCATCAATCAGCTGGCTATTCTCACGGCAGGATCAGCAGTTGTTACCCTGCCATTTATATGTATTCTGGTCTCTTATGGCTACATTGGGGCCACCATCCTGAGAAGACCCTCCATCAAGGGCATCTGCAAAGCCTTGTCCACATGTGGCTCCCACCTCTCTGTGGTCTCTGTGTACTATGGAGCAGTTATTGCACTCTATATTGTCCCCTCATCTAATAGCACTAATGACAAGGATATTGCTGTGTCTGTGTTGTACACTCTGGTCATCCCCATGGTGAACCCCTTTATCTACAGTCTGAGGAATCGGGATATAAAGGGAGCTCTCAGAAACCTCCTCA agaaaaatattaaaataaatattcattaa
- the LOC144364711 gene encoding olfactory receptor 1J21-like isoform X2, with amino-acid sequence MRRDNQSGVSEFLLLGLPIQPEQQGMYYALFLGMYLTTVLGNLLIILLIRLDSRLHTPMYFFLSHLALTDIFFSSVTAPKMLMNMLTQTQSISYAGCISQEFFFVFFANLDSFLLTSMAYDRYVAICQPLHYSRIMSQNLCFLLVVVSWVLSSANALLHTLLLARLSFLRGNTLPHFFCDLSALLKLSSSDTTINQLAILTAGSAVVTLPFICILVSYGYIGATILRRPSIKGICKALSTCGSHLSVVSVYYGAVIALYIVPSSNSTNDKDIAVSVLYTLVIPMVNPFIYSLRNRDIKGALRNLLSGGTIST; translated from the coding sequence ATGAGGAGGGATAATCAGAGCGGTGTGTCCGAGttcctcctcctggggctccccaTCCAGCCAGAGCAGCAAGGCATGTACTACGCCCTGTTCCTGGGCATGTACCTGACCACGgtgctggggaacctgctcatcatcctgctCATCAGGCTGGACTCTCGCctgcacacccccatgtacttcttcctcagccaCTTGGCCCTCACCGACATCTTTTTCTCCTCAGTCACGGCTCCAAAGATGCTCATGAACATGCTGACGCAGACTCAGTCCATCTCCTATGCTGGGTGCAtttctcaggaatttttttttgtattttttgcaaATCTTGACAGCTTCCTTCTGACCTCCATGGCCTATGACAggtatgtggccatctgccaaCCCCTGCACTATTCCAGAATCATGAGTCAGAACCTCTGTTTCCTGCTAGTGGTTGTGTCCTGGGTCTTATCCTCTGCCAATGCCCTTTTGCACACCCTCCTCCTAGCCCGTCTCTCTTTCCTTAGAGGCAACACTCTGCCCCACTTCTTCTGTGACCTTTCTGCCTTACTCAAGCTGTCCAGCTCTGACACCACCATCAATCAGCTGGCTATTCTCACGGCAGGATCAGCAGTTGTTACCCTGCCATTTATATGTATTCTGGTCTCTTATGGCTACATTGGGGCCACCATCCTGAGAAGACCCTCCATCAAGGGCATCTGCAAAGCCTTGTCCACATGTGGCTCCCACCTCTCTGTGGTCTCTGTGTACTATGGAGCAGTTATTGCACTCTATATTGTCCCCTCATCTAATAGCACTAATGACAAGGATATTGCTGTGTCTGTGTTGTACACTCTGGTCATCCCCATGGTGAACCCCTTTATCTACAGTCTGAGGAATCGGGATATAAAGGGAGCTCTCAGAAACCTCCTCAGTGGAGGAACCATTTCAACATGA
- the LOC144364711 gene encoding olfactory receptor 1J21-like isoform X3: protein MRRDNQSGVSEFLLLGLPIQPEQQGMYYALFLGMYLTTVLGNLLIILLIRLDSRLHTPMYFFLSHLALTDIFFSSVTAPKMLMNMLTQTQSISYAGCISQEFFFVFFANLDSFLLTSMAYDRYVAICQPLHYSRIMSQNLCFLLVVVSWVLSSANALLHTLLLARLSFLRGNTLPHFFCDLSALLKLSSSDTTINQLAILTAGSAVVTLPFICILVSYGYIGATILRRPSIKGICKALSTCGSHLSVVSVYYGAVIALYIVPSSNSTNDKDIAVSVLYTLVIPMVNPFIYSLRNRDIKGALRNLLIT from the exons ATGAGGAGGGATAATCAGAGCGGTGTGTCCGAGttcctcctcctggggctccccaTCCAGCCAGAGCAGCAAGGCATGTACTACGCCCTGTTCCTGGGCATGTACCTGACCACGgtgctggggaacctgctcatcatcctgctCATCAGGCTGGACTCTCGCctgcacacccccatgtacttcttcctcagccaCTTGGCCCTCACCGACATCTTTTTCTCCTCAGTCACGGCTCCAAAGATGCTCATGAACATGCTGACGCAGACTCAGTCCATCTCCTATGCTGGGTGCAtttctcaggaatttttttttgtattttttgcaaATCTTGACAGCTTCCTTCTGACCTCCATGGCCTATGACAggtatgtggccatctgccaaCCCCTGCACTATTCCAGAATCATGAGTCAGAACCTCTGTTTCCTGCTAGTGGTTGTGTCCTGGGTCTTATCCTCTGCCAATGCCCTTTTGCACACCCTCCTCCTAGCCCGTCTCTCTTTCCTTAGAGGCAACACTCTGCCCCACTTCTTCTGTGACCTTTCTGCCTTACTCAAGCTGTCCAGCTCTGACACCACCATCAATCAGCTGGCTATTCTCACGGCAGGATCAGCAGTTGTTACCCTGCCATTTATATGTATTCTGGTCTCTTATGGCTACATTGGGGCCACCATCCTGAGAAGACCCTCCATCAAGGGCATCTGCAAAGCCTTGTCCACATGTGGCTCCCACCTCTCTGTGGTCTCTGTGTACTATGGAGCAGTTATTGCACTCTATATTGTCCCCTCATCTAATAGCACTAATGACAAGGATATTGCTGTGTCTGTGTTGTACACTCTGGTCATCCCCATGGTGAACCCCTTTATCTACAGTCTGAGGAATCGGGATATAAAGGGAGCTCTCAGAAACCTCCTCA TTACTTAA